In Sphingomonas sp. Leaf357, a single genomic region encodes these proteins:
- a CDS encoding NAD(P)H-dependent flavin oxidoreductase, whose translation MTTAAFLALTGARLPIVQAPMAGFAGAALAIAAIRAGGVGSLACATLDPAAVVADAGTIRAAAYGPLNLNVFCHTLGAAPDETAWRHALAPFYSAEGIAPPTDAAPLRRPFDPAMADAIEAVRPEIVSFHFGLPDEVLLDRVKATGAKVFGNATNVDEAQALAARGCDAIIAQGFEAGGHAGHFLFGHHPVGLAALVPAIVDAVSVPVIAAGGIGDARGVAAAMVLGALAVQIGTAYLLAPETTTSTAHRARLAEASADDSVFTNLFSGGLARGLRNRLIETLGAVSDAAPPFPYASAALAPLRAAAEAEGRGDYSPLWAGQGVALARAEPAETITRRLGEAALQGLRP comes from the coding sequence ATGACGACCGCCGCGTTCCTCGCCTTGACGGGTGCGCGGTTGCCGATCGTGCAGGCACCGATGGCCGGGTTCGCCGGCGCCGCGCTCGCCATCGCGGCGATCCGCGCCGGCGGCGTCGGTTCGCTTGCCTGCGCGACATTGGACCCGGCGGCCGTCGTGGCGGACGCCGGGACGATCCGGGCAGCGGCGTATGGGCCGCTGAACCTCAACGTCTTCTGCCACACGCTCGGGGCCGCGCCGGACGAAACCGCGTGGCGGCATGCGCTGGCACCATTCTATTCGGCGGAAGGGATCGCCCCTCCGACCGATGCCGCACCGCTACGCCGTCCGTTCGATCCGGCCATGGCGGACGCGATCGAGGCGGTGCGCCCGGAGATCGTCAGCTTTCATTTCGGCCTGCCCGACGAGGTGTTGCTGGACCGCGTGAAGGCGACCGGTGCCAAGGTGTTCGGCAATGCGACCAATGTGGACGAGGCGCAGGCGCTCGCGGCGCGCGGGTGCGACGCGATTATCGCCCAGGGGTTCGAGGCGGGCGGCCATGCCGGGCATTTCCTCTTCGGCCATCACCCTGTCGGTCTGGCGGCACTCGTTCCGGCAATCGTCGATGCGGTGAGCGTGCCGGTGATCGCCGCCGGCGGGATCGGCGATGCGCGCGGCGTAGCGGCGGCGATGGTGCTCGGGGCATTGGCGGTGCAGATCGGTACCGCCTATCTGCTCGCCCCCGAAACCACGACCAGCACCGCCCACCGTGCTCGGCTGGCGGAGGCAAGCGCGGACGACAGCGTCTTCACCAACCTGTTTTCGGGCGGTTTGGCGCGCGGTCTGCGCAACCGCCTGATCGAGACGCTCGGCGCCGTCAGTGACGCGGCACCGCCATTCCCCTATGCCAGCGCCGCGCTCGCCCCCTTGCGCGCCGCCGCCGAGGCGGAGGGGCGCGGGGACTATTCCCCGCTCTGGGCCGGGCAGGGCGTCGCGCTCGCCCGGGCCGAGCCCGCCGAGACCATTACCCGCCGCCTCGGTGAAGCGGCGCTGCAAGGACTTCGACCATGA
- a CDS encoding VOC family protein, which translates to MKYLHTMIRVTDPDATIRFFELLGLKEVRRMESEKGRFTLIFLATPEDMNAPGERAQAEVELTYNWPPEDGEAEVYTGGRNFGHLAYRVENIYETCQRLMDGGVTINRPPRDGHMAFVRSPDNISIEILQDGVLEPAEPWASMPNTGEW; encoded by the coding sequence ATGAAATACCTTCACACCATGATCCGCGTGACCGATCCGGACGCGACGATCCGCTTCTTCGAACTGCTCGGCCTGAAGGAAGTGCGCCGCATGGAGAGCGAAAAGGGTCGCTTCACGCTGATCTTCCTGGCCACGCCGGAAGATATGAACGCGCCGGGCGAACGTGCCCAGGCCGAGGTCGAACTGACCTACAATTGGCCGCCGGAGGATGGCGAGGCCGAAGTCTATACCGGCGGGCGCAATTTCGGGCATCTCGCCTATCGGGTCGAGAATATCTATGAGACGTGCCAGCGGCTGATGGACGGCGGCGTGACGATCAACCGCCCGCCGCGCGACGGCCACATGGCCTTCGTGCGCAGCCCCGACAACATCTCGATCGAAATCCTGCAGGACGGTGTGCTGGAGCCGGCCGAGCCCTGGGCATCGATGCCGAACACCGGCGAATGGTGA